The Glycine soja cultivar W05 chromosome 19, ASM419377v2, whole genome shotgun sequence genomic sequence ATCTAAAATTGAATTCAGTTAAATTCTCAAATTGagtcatgaaaagaaaaaatctagAAAGGTATAAAGCACGGGGACACCTGCTAGGTGGTGTCCCCTGTTTCCGGTACTGCATGAGGATGGGGACGGAACAGGGTGGCAAGGGAACGTCCCGGGAATGACGTCAATTTCTTGGGTACAGCTGGCCGTCGGGGGGACGTATTGGGGACGACTACATGCACGTCCCCAacatccaaaattaaaaaagaaaacatataaaagaggaaagaaaagaacCAACAGAAAATTTATGGATTCCTTGCTCCTCTCTTTTACTTTGTCTCCTCGAGTCCTCATTGGGTAGTCACCACCAACGAACCAGAGAGCCAAACAGGTATGATCTCCCTTTCCTCTATCGGTCCCTCGCTTTCTTCTGCCATTCTCTTAATCACTACACGAAATCAACAAACCCCAAACCTTAATCACTCCAAGcaatagaatagaaaaaaaggaaCGTTTTGCCCATAGTTTCCTTCGCTTGGAGTGATCATATGTTATTCTCTTAATAAAAcacatagaaaagaaaaaaaaggaacacTTGTTTATTGCTTTCTAGGTTTCTTTCCCCAATTTAGGTACGACCTTTTAGAAAAAAGGTATACACGTAAATATCTCATTGCAAGTAAGTAAAAAAAAGGTACATGTGTATCCCCAATTCagcattttagaaaaataaaaacataaaaaaggtacGACCATGATgaacttttagaaaaatatatcattgCAGCTGCACTAAATTAAGTAATTGTACACGCATATCCTCAATTCAGCATTCCTCTCATTGCAGCTGcagtaaatttattatatatatgacatGGTTGACTAACCTTTTAGAATAGATCAAATGCTTCCTGCATAggattatgtatttttaattgattaaatttattatctttaattttataatatgctACCGTTTTTACttatttctcatgtttttttattttttagtttctttaaataataataaaaatttaaaaattaccatTTTCTAGTCGTACCCATATCTtgagatttttatatttatcattttttattctcatacCCATACCCTTATCTATCCCGTTCTCGTTTTGGTGCATCCTAGGATAATTGAGTTAAATTCcctaattttgagaaaaatcccaatgaaggaagataccTGGGGTTCGGTGTGGGGTTAAACTCTAAGTCTCATATCTCTGGAAGAGTTGTCCAGAGTGATTGACGGTGGCAATTGGGCGTAACCGTAATAGAACTGGCATTGATCTTTGAAATCTTGTAGGCTGACCTGACCTACAATTGGCCCTACCTTAAACCACAAAATAATGTGACGCAACTATTTTTCTACACCTTTCAAATCCTTATCTTCACTTTAAGATATTGTTAATTCATTcaacttcactttttttttttttttttacagaattcaTAAATTTTAGATACAACAAAACCATGCCAAAAATTATCTTCCATTTACTGCCCGTTCCCAGTGTCATATTAAGATTGGTTTTAGGTGCACTATTGTCATCTTAATTGGTGCACACTAGAATTTATCCATGTAAACAATGTGAGACACTCTGTGCACATGGATTAGAAGACTCTGATTGCATACAAACGCATGGGTGGGTCACTTaccaagtctttttttttttttgaaaggccgTCACGCGGGTACTAAGTCTTGAATAGTAAAATGTTTCTAGATCACGTAATTCAGTATTTCATGAAACATTCGTTCATTCAAGAATTTCCCGCCGTATGCAAGTCTTATATAGGCTGACCAgaggataaaataatattaaataagtaaaaattgaCTGAGATTTCAGACAAATTGTTTGGTTTGCTGTTAGGAAGGGCCGAAGGAAGATGATATAGCATATCAGAAGTAATACCAGAAATGGAAGCAGGAACCACAACAGCAAAAGCAGGGGTGCAAATGACAAAGACTAAGAGAAGCATTACCAGGCCTTCGTACCTCAAAGATTATGTCTGAAAATCAGTGAGGATTTGCCGGATAATGTTGTCTGCTGCTAGGGAACATTAATTCCTAGCCAAATTCtgttataaaaatattcctAAAGGATTAGGACAATTCTGTTAGCAGTAAGcactatatataaataatcagCAGATCAATAAGAAATACTATCCTTCTCCATCTCTGCTTGTCTTCTTTAagcttctcttcttttctctggAGGTCCTGGCCCTCGAAGCCAGCTTCTTATACCAGCACCCCTATCACTTGCCATAAGATTAAATGAACTAGTATGGACATGGAGTGATGGAGGCACCATCACCACACCACCCGTGAAGTTCTATCCAACCTCCGTTTCTCCACTTTCCAAAAGAAAATGGCCGAATATTTTGTCTTTGATATTGCTGAATCACTGCTGGGGAAGCTTGCTTCTTATGTTTCtgaagaagcttctcaagcctAGCTATGATGTGTATGAAGATCTTAAAGGGATCCAAGACACATTGTCCATTGTAAAAGATGTGTTTTTGGATGCTGAGGAGAAAAAGGAGCAAAAGCACGGATTGCGCGCACAAATGGCTGAGGCAGATTCAAAATGTATGTTTAGATGTTGAACATGTATTGGACGTATTTGAGTGCCACAACTTGACAAAGAATACTACTAGAATTTTGCTTATTATCTGCGGAATTTTCACAAAAACTCGCTAGAAACACGTTTCCTCAGATTTTCCTATCGAATTAAATTTGTAGGTAAAACCTTTGTAGACAATAGCTTCTGTCAATCTAGAATTTGCAGGAAATTTTCTGCAAACTTTCCTGCAAAAGAAATCTGCAGGAAACTTTCCTACGAAATAAGCCTCAACAAAATTCACAAGTAATTTTTTCTTGCGGATTTTATTTTTCAGGAAATTTCCTATGGATTTGAAAATCACAAGAAAATCTGCAGGAAAGTTTCCAGTCAATTTGTATTTCCGCAGGAAATTACCTACGGATTTTCttgcaaaataaaatcatcCGTTGGTAATTTCCTatgctttttaaaataaaataattaaatattttaagaatatttaaataattattttaacataattttttaaattactataaaatgtattgaaaattaCAATGTCTATCTCTGGattttgaaaagataaaattgaagaaggcataaatattaaatttgagcTAAATCATGGTAAGGACTTTTTACAAAGATCTAAGTAAATTATCATCATTACTACATTTAGAATGATGCCAAAGATTACTTCTATGTtatctttcatctttttcttactGAGGTAAAaacatttctatttattttatttattgtattcaATCACACTTCAAGAGGAAAACaaggtaaaaataatttcaaattaagaGTTTATATTCCATACTAGGAAAGGATGGAGGGAGAGAaagtggaagaggaagaagCCTTTTCATGCATATGGAAATATCAAACCAAACTCTAACCAATGCTTTTTAAGGACAGTTTAGTTATAAATGTTTCTCATTGGTGACcaagtagaaaggaaaaatgtcCAAGTCCCACTCTAAAATTACAACTACACCAACTCTCAATTAGGCAGCTAACACACTCTTGGTGGTCTCCAAGTGCAAGTTGCAATGCAAGTGGGTACCATTGACAACATTGTTTGCATTTTGGCCCTTTTTAACCAACCTTTCTGCCTTATACCCTCTCCTCCCCCCACTCTTTTGGACAATGAAAAGTAGACTATCCTCCTTGACTATCTGTTGCATAACACTCTTAGAAGCATTTACTCATTTTCCACTTCTTCAACTTCCTCTAAGTGAGTGCATAATTCCAAACTATAGAcataatgatgcaatcctaccccccaagggtattggatagaagactcaaaGAGGATTGGattagagctgctaaagaaggccctggggttctcatgaacctcagggtagatttctgagcccatgggccaaggttgagtccactcaaggaagctacctaggctataaatagaagtatgtgtaacacttgtgataactttgatgaatgagagtcttgtgaaatacaactcaaagttcaacttctctctcccttttcttccttcaatttcgtgctccccccctctctctttctctctctttcttttcctccattgaagcatcctctccaagctttttatccaaggcacattcttggtggcgaagctccttctttcatggcttattccctagtggatggtgtttcctctcacctcttcttctttgtcttccgctgcatctccatggtgaaaaatcaccattgaaggacctcattgaagctcaaagatccagcctccataaaagttccacaagcaagcttccatcacataatttctatttataatatacaaTTTCTTACCTAATAGGCCAATACTACTGCTTGCCTATATATTAAGCTAAAACCAATGCCTTAAAAGCAACAAGAAACAAACGAGATaccaaaagtataatttttatcatcaatTAAGCAACTAACCATCAAGTTAGAAAATGGCTTGTATAACAATCGAAGTATTTCAAATTAAATGCCAATGCTAGcaataaatttagaataaaatatcATAAGTTTTACATCAGAGTGTAGCATCACAAAGCAAAATTCAAACTAAAATATCCTACCACTAAAAAAACTGGCCATAAATGTATAAAAACTCTGGGTTTTTTTTACTACTTTATCCAAAATTCTAATATAACCTAGGTTACCAATGGAATTCATAAATTTCCACCACGTCCCCAAAGAAAAACTTTGTTCTTTAGTAAAGTAAGGCTCTTGCAtcattaataaaacaaaaaaaaatgaataaccatttgttattaatttggaACCTAAATAATAGTAAACATATGTTAAGGTAACACACCTCTTTCAAACAATTAAGCAagatatcatattatatatcatCCAATTTGATATGATCATTGTATTCATCATCCTCATTGTCACTACTATGTTGAGGAGATGGAGGAGGATGAGAATAAGAGCTAAGATAACCCAAGTTTAACAGTACATATGTTACttgtttaagttgttttttagtCTGAATTAATTCTTGtctcatttcttgtttttcttgCTCCTGTCTATGTAGTTACATAAGcaaatttaatatcatatttttaaccTAAAATCTTAAAGAATTAGGTTTATgggttttttttacttttatgttaCTTAACTCCTATTTCTATTCGATATGAGACTTTATTTTTGCACTTGTAGTCCAACAATGTAATTTATTAATCATGTATTCTAAGACTTTGTTAATTGGGTCATTCAAGAATTTACATAGATGCAAGTCATGTAGACTTACCAAAggttaaaataacattaactGAGAATTCATGTCATTTTGTTGACTTCTCATAAGACTATATGGACGAGTATGACGTGGAGGCACAATCACCACAaccatataataaaaaatgtctttCATTTAAACTTGatatcatgaataaaaaatagtgattgaaaataaaattagaattaaatgAAGGGTGTTTTAAGAATGATAACACTAAATAGACCAAAATTagttgatttatttatatttaaatcaaatatataagaccattttttttgcttaaatatGAGTCAAGTGGAAATACATAGGAGGCGATCAAATAGGAAGATCGTGAATTAAAATATAggacaaaatatgtttttagccctcaactattaaaatttttaatttttagttcctCAACTAAATTAAAGTTTGACCCCTCTTAATTCCTAAACTATTTTTCTATTTGGTGTTTGGTCCCTAGCGTTAAATGTAGGCATTAAGTGATGATGTGTTATTCATTTATCACATTTATTTTTGACGGTTTAAAATTGCTAGAATTTATTTTGCTTAAGTGTATAATAGtctagacttaaatatattttattaggtTCCTAATAAATTAGGGAATTTTATTTTGAgtccttaataaatattttctttccattgagtttttaataaaataattttttttgtttttggtcattattattttgttttaatccttctaatatatttatttttttcattttaatccttacgatattttattcattttgttttagtccctttgaaaaaatatttgatagaaattttatatatatatatatatatatatggactaaaacaaacaaaaaaaaaaattggataagggataaaattattataagatttTGCTAATGGGTTCTACTAGGTTTCTTTAAAGAAGACAATTTTGTTGGAAGTAATCAATGATGCGCGGGCCCCCAAAGTCTGCTTATGATCGGTTTTAGGTGCACTACGATCTACGATCATCTTAATTAGTACCCACTAGAATTTATCAGCGTAGTGTAACATAATGAAACAGTCTAGGAACACGTGGATTAGAGGATTCAAATTGCATGTATGAACGCATGAGTGTCACGTAACGCAGATACAATGTCAAAATGTTTTTtagatcacttttttttttgtgaatatgtTTTTAGATTACATGATTCAGTACTTCATGAACCATTGGTTCACTAAAAAATTTCCCGTAGTATAGTATGTAAGTTTTGTAGATCTACCAGGGTTTAAAGAACTTTAAAACAATTGACTGAGAGACTTCGCGTCAACTGATTGACTTGTCAAATGATTAAATGAACTAGTATGGACAAGGAGACACAATCACCACCACAAACACAAACTTCTATCCCATCTCCGTTTCAGCTCTTTCCTGAAGAACATGGCCGAATCTTTTGTCTTTGATATTGCTGAATCACTGCTGGGGAAACTTGCTTCTTATGCTTATGAAGAGGCTTCTCGAGCCTACGGTGTGTATGAGGATCTGAAGGGGATCAAAGACACATTGTCAATTGTGAAAGGGGTGCTGTTGGATGCTGAGGAGAAGAAGGAGCACAAGCATGGGTTGCGCGAATGGCTCAGGCAGATTCAAAATGTTTGCTTCGATGCTGAAGATGTGTTGGATGAATTTGAGTGCCAAGGCTCGCAAAAGCAAGTTGTTAAAGCTTCAGGCAGCGTCAGGGTGAAGGTAGGCCACTTCTTTTCTTCATCTAATTCGCTTGTTTTCCGTCTTAGGATGGCTCATCAAATTAAAGATGTTAGGGAAAGATTAGATAAGATAGCAGCAGATGGGAATAAGTTTGGTCTTGAGAAGATTGAGGTTGACCTCAGGCTTGTGCAAAGGAGAGAAATGACTTATTCCCATGTGGATGCTTCAGATGTGATTGGAAGGGAGactgataaggaagaaattaTCAAGCTCTTGATGCAACCCCACCCTGATGGTGATGGGTATGGTGATAGAAGTCTGTGTGTTATTCCCATAGTGGGTATTGGAGGGTTGGGGAAGACCACACTTGCAAAGTTGGTGTTCAATGATAAGAGGATGGATGAACTTTTCCAATTGAAGATGTGGGTTTGTATCTCTGATGAATTTGACATTAGGCagattattattaaaatcatcAATTCTGCTTCAGCTTCAGCTCCAAATATTGCTCTTGCTTACCAAGAAAACATCAACAGCTTAGATATTGAGCAGCTTCAAACTCGTCTTAGACACAAGCTTTCTCTTCAGAAATTTTTACTGGTCTTGGATGATATATGGAATGATGATTATACAAAATGGATTGActtgaaaaatttaataaaagttgGTGCAGTGGGAAGCAAAATCATAGTGACAACGCGAAGTAACTCCATTGCTTCAATGATGGGCACTATTCCCTCTTATGTTTTAGAGGGCCTTTCTCCAGAGAATTGTATATCGCTGTTTGTGAGATGGGCATTTAAGGAAGGTCAAGAGAAGGAATATCCAAATCTAATGGAGATCGGAAAGGAAATTGTGAAAAAATGCAAAGGGGTTCCTTTGGCAGTGAGAAGCTTGGGAAGTTCTCTGTTCTCAACTTCTGATTTAGATAAGTGGGAATTTGTGAGAGACCATGAGATATGGAATTTAGAACAAAAGAGAAATGACATTTTACCAGCACTTAAGTTGAGCTATGATCAAATGCCATCCCATTTGAGGCACTGTTTTGCTTATTTTGCCCTTTTTCCCAAAGATTTTCGCTTTATAAATACTGAAATTACCAATCTTTGGGCGTCACTTGGACTACTACAATCCCCAAATGGAAGTCAAAAGGTAGAGAAAATTGCAAGACAATATATAGAAGAGTTGCATTCAAGATCATTTCTCCAGGATATCACAGATTTTGgccccttctattttttcaaCGTACACGATTTGGTGCATGATCTTGCCCTGTATGTTGCGAAGGAGGAGTATCTGATGGTAGATGCTTGTACACGGAATATACCTGAGCATGTAAGGCACATATCAATTGTTGAAAATGGTTTACCTGACCATGCCGTGTTCCCCAAATCCAGAAGTCTGAGAACAATTACTTTTCCCATTGAAGGAGTGGGTCTTGCCAGTGAAATTATTTTGAAGACATGGGTATCAAGATACAGATACTTACGGGTCTTAGATTTaagtgattcttcttttgagaCTCTTCCTAATTCAATTGCTAAATTGGGGCATTTGCGAGTTCTCGACCTTTCCAATAATGGCAAAATCAAAAGACTTCCTAATTCTATTTGCAAACTCCAGAATTTGCAAGTTTTTTCAGTCAGTGGATGCATGGAGCTTAAAGCATTGCCTAAAGGAATCGGGATGTTGATTAACCTTCGAGAGCTGAAAATAACCACAAAGCAATCTTCTCTGTCACAGGATGAATTTGCAAACTTGAGCAATCTTCAAACCTTGAGTTTTGAATATTGTgtcaatttgaaatttttgttggaAAAGGCACAACTCACTCAACTCAGTTCCCTTCAAATATTGGTTGTTAGATCATGTGGGAGCCTAATGTCCTTACCCCTTTATATTCTCCCTAAACTAGACGCTCTGTTTGTTGCAGACTGTGGgatgataaatttgtttttggGTGATGAAAGCCCAATCAAAAGATGGAGGATGAAATTTCTGCATGTAGAGAATTTTCCGTGGCTACAAGTACTTCCTGAATGGATCGAAGGAGCTGCGGATACTTTACAGACATTGATGATTTATAATTTGCCTAAACTTAAGTTTCTTCCTGAGTGTTTACCTAGAATGACTCATCTTAAGAGGCTCCATGTTGCAGAATGTCCTTCACTGCTCTTTCATCCAAGTCACATCCATTGCCTCACTACCCTAGAAGATTTGAGCGTAGATGGTTGTCCTGCATGGGACTGGGAGTACATGGCAAGTCGTAGTTTACCTGACAACACCATGAAGTAACACAGATCAGATAATGCAAGTACTGTGACAAAGGTCATTGTCAAGGTGCTTGAACCAACTTTCAAGGTTTCTTCTTTACATGTAATAGATAGTTTTCAATTAGTTGGTTATTTCTCTGTTAACCGTTAAGCTCAGTTAGCTGTCAGTTTATCCTTGATACATACAATGTTAATCTCAGATAAAAGAACTTCTGTTTGTGCgtgtataaaattataaatacctctACCTatgatctcaatttttttagacCCAAATTTGCATGTTTTGTCAGAGCAAATGCATGGAGTGCCAAACATTCTCCAAAGGATTTGGGAAGTTGATCAACATCCGAGAACCAAATGCATAACCCCACAAAACATTATGTTCTGTAATAGGATGAAGTTTTTGTTCACAGGGGTAGAACACAGCTCACTTCCCTCCATTCCTTCAAGTACTCGGTTTCATCATGGAAATTTCTGCATCTCGAGTCAAGTATGCTTATTGTGTGACTCACTAGCATGGCTCATCTTATGGGACCCCATGTAATGTTGTTGACTGTCATAAAGTAGCCATGCATCGTCTCACTTTCAAGTGACAGACCTGCAAAACATCAGCTGCAATCTGGAGTATGATCTGCCCTGTGGGCTGTGATTGCTCGCATCAAAGGCGTTTCTATTGGAGAGCCGTgagaagagaaataaataatcactttgttttcaaaaactGTCTCAGATCTAACAAAATATATCGTCATTTCTCCAAAACAAGCTAAATGAAACACGCACTTAGTGTTTGGcctaacttgtttttttttttttttttagcttttcttctccttttatgGAGACGCTAGGTCAAACACTTTTCAACATaagctttcaaaaaaaaaaaaagggcttATTTATAGCATAGAAATGTAGAAAAAGGAGCTAAGAAAAAACTCCATCGACTAACTTATTTTAAGCTTTTCGGCGGTGCAGAAAAGCATTCGATTCTGTTAAATAATGGCATCTTAAAACATGAAGCCGTAAAACAGAacaataaaatgattaaattatggGTTAATTAAGCTTTTACtctctcaaatttttttaagattctaatttttagtcctttaattatttttttttataatttttatgccTTCATTGATTTTTCATGaatatttttactttctctaaattttttatccatttttaattccttatttatttttattactcaaaATTAGTCTTTATTTTCTCCAGTTttagtttatcattttattttatatttgagactaatttcaaacaataaaaataaataagagattaaaaatggacaaaaacatttagaaagactaaagataatgacaaaaaattaatggagggcTAAAAGTTATCAAAAAGAATTTGAAGGACTAAATTAAAAGCCTAAaaacttgagggactaaaaccttaattaactattaaattattattagattTCGATATAAATACTTTACAATAATAAATGGGCATAAATTAAACtcactaaatataaaaaaatttcttttctagTTGCTTCTACCAAAACAAATGTAACACTTATTAGAGATGTTCACATGTCAATTTGAACTgattttttatcaattcaagattcaacttatataataaaaatatattgaaaatatctttaaaaatatttatttagtcgttattttttgcttaaatagtaagaattgatatttttctaagttatgacttgtatatatgaaaatgagagattaaaagcgaaaaaatccagaaaaatatcataaatattaataatgaagATTTTTTGCATTAAGTCAAGTCCACTCCAACAACTAGTAAGGTTTCTTATGACTATGAGAGGTTAAATCTTTAGTTAGGGTCTAataggcctaaaaagccaaaagaTGCATTATACACTTCATATTTATCCAtgcaaataaatgttttttttttcattttattattttaatttcacgcATTATTCATTCTATAGGGGTTAAGTGTTCTACTGAGGGGTCATCCTTAATAGGAATAGGAATACAAAAAAGGTCTTATATGCATTAATATTAGAGATTAATCACTCAAAAGAgaataatttctaatagaactaggataaaatcattgctagacatagagtgattgcattagaatttcatacattttatctattaagtcttgcaaagacatttggaagatagataaataaaatagacttgTCAATTGTGAGACAACATCACActctaaatttatctttttttatctttatcttaatcttttattttttatatcttatcttttttatctttatctttattatcttttaatttaaatcttttatatttcctatcttctatttttatctttaaatttttatcttatctcctatctttctttatctgttaatttaaattccttatctcttacttaaaaattgaatttacatcaatttaaatacaaataaagtCCCTCTAGATTCGACAAAGCCTCTATAAATCACTTTGGTTATTTATTGCTGATGAAgttcttttgaaaataatataagcCAGTTttcgtaatatatatatatatattgcctaacCTGTTTATTCACTTGTAAATCACAGTAAGTTGGTGGCGTATAGAGCAAATAAAAGTGTTTAACCGTATAACAActatataatattacaaaatgaTTTGACAAGCCACTCAGATACCAGAAATGGGATTCACATATTTCTGCTCATGTAAGTTATCACTCATTTCAAATCCAGATCAATAGCACTTAGCACGTCCATGAACTGAAAAGGGGAACACTTTGTCCAAGCTATTATGCGACATGCGAGAGTGCCCAATATTACAGGagatatttcatttaaaatatttctgtAAGGTGCGGAAGTTTATAAACCTGGAGGATGCACTCGCTATAATTTCATCTGCCCAGAAAGTCCTTTAAATGAACCATAAAGAGACTGTGATCTTCTAAAAGTACAGATATTATCTATTTTAGCCAAGTGTGGTTCTGAGACTTCTGCTTTGTATTCAGATGAATGGCGGTTCCCATGTACTCGTACACTTAAAGTTTTCTTTCGAGGTGCACCAACTTTGACATATTCATTGAAGAAATCTATCAATTCTTGAAGAGTGAGCTGCCTTAATGCTTCAATCTGTTCCAAAGCCATAAATAGAATCATTAATGCAATTCAAATGTAGTACCGAACCCAACATTAGTTCATGCATACTGTGTTTCTGtactaatttcaattttcaagtcAAACTCATCCAACTTTAAGTCCTAATTTCTCCCGTGTAGCGAACAGAAAGAAGTACATACCTCATAGTCTTTCCTATCAAACCTCAAAGTACCATAGTTAATCTCTTGCCAGAAGAATGATGATTCTTCCCACAAATTTTTGTGTTTCTCTAGCTTCACATCTATCAAAGCATTTACATTACTCTGCAAACAAGCAGTTCAGAAGTCGTGTGAATAAAGTATTTCAA encodes the following:
- the LOC114400185 gene encoding putative disease resistance protein RGA3 → MAESFVFDIAESLLGKLASYAYEEASRAYGVYEDLKGIKDTLSIVKGVLLDAEEKKEHKHGLREWLRQIQNVCFDAEDVLDEFECQGSQKQVVKASGSVRVKVGHFFSSSNSLVFRLRMAHQIKDVRERLDKIAADGNKFGLEKIEVDLRLVQRREMTYSHVDASDVIGRETDKEEIIKLLMQPHPDGDGYGDRSLCVIPIVGIGGLGKTTLAKLVFNDKRMDELFQLKMWVCISDEFDIRQIIIKIINSASASAPNIALAYQENINSLDIEQLQTRLRHKLSLQKFLLVLDDIWNDDYTKWIDLKNLIKVGAVGSKIIVTTRSNSIASMMGTIPSYVLEGLSPENCISLFVRWAFKEGQEKEYPNLMEIGKEIVKKCKGVPLAVRSLGSSLFSTSDLDKWEFVRDHEIWNLEQKRNDILPALKLSYDQMPSHLRHCFAYFALFPKDFRFINTEITNLWASLGLLQSPNGSQKVEKIARQYIEELHSRSFLQDITDFGPFYFFNVHDLVHDLALYVAKEEYLMVDACTRNIPEHVRHISIVENGLPDHAVFPKSRSLRTITFPIEGVGLASEIILKTWVSRYRYLRVLDLSDSSFETLPNSIAKLGHLRVLDLSNNGKIKRLPNSICKLQNLQVFSVSGCMELKALPKGIGMLINLRELKITTKQSSLSQDEFANLSNLQTLSFEYCVNLKFLLEKAQLTQLSSLQILVVRSCGSLMSLPLYILPKLDALFVADCGMINLFLGDESPIKRWRMKFLHVENFPWLQVLPEWIEGAADTLQTLMIYNLPKLKFLPECLPRMTHLKRLHVAECPSLLFHPSHIHCLTTLEDLSVDGCPAWDWEYMASRSLPDNTMK